A stretch of DNA from Curtobacterium sp. MCBD17_035:
CGTGGATGTCGAGGTACTGCCCCGCGGTGACGTCGAGTCGCATCGCGTGGAACTCCTGACGGACCAGGCGCGCACGGCCGGGCTCGAGCAGGGCCAGGGCTTCGTCGAACACGCTGTCGGACAGCGAGAGCAGGAGGTCGCCCATGAGCAGCGCGCTGTTCGTGCCGTACGCGGCGCTGTCGCCGATCCATCCGTGCTCTGCGTGCAGGCGCTCGAAGCGACGGTGGGCTGCGGGGCGGCCGCGCCGCGTGTCCGAGCGGTCCATGATGTCGTCGTGCACGAGGGCCGCCACGTGGAACACCTCGAGGGCCGCGGCCGCGGTGACGACGGCCTCCGCGGTGGTCTGACGGGATCCCGCGGCGAGCGGGTCGAACGAGCCCGACCGGCCGGCGACGGACTGCCAGCCCCAGTAGCAGAAGAGGGCACGGAACCGCTTGCCGCCGGCGAGCAGATCGCGCGAGAAGTCGCTGAACGGCGCGAGGTCGGGACTGATCGCCGCGAGCCGCGTGCGCTGCCCCGTGAGCGCGCGTTCGATGCGATCCGAGACGAGATCCACTAACCGCGTACTCTCAGCCACCCTCCTTACCTTAGTGGGTGGCCGAGGCATAGAATCGGCCCACTGAACCAGCGTCGATCCCAGGGATGAGGGACTTGAGATGCCACTCTCGGAGCAAGAGCAGCGACTCCTCGAGGAGATGGAGCGCAGCCTCTACCAGAACGACTCCGACTTCGTGGCCCGCGTCACCAAGCGGCAGGGGCGGCCGACCTACACCTCGATCACGCTCGGTGTCCTCGGGGCACTCGTCGGGGTCGGCGTCGTCGTGCTGGGCCTCGCGCTCCGGCAGCCCGTGATCGGCGTGGTCGGCTTCGTGCTCATGCTCGCGGGCGTCCTCTTCGCACTGCGTCCCGGTGTCGGCTCGCGTGCCGGCCGGCCGGCCGCTCGTCCGACCGCCAAGGGCGGCGCCGGCGGCTCGTTCATGGACCGCATGAACGAGCGCTGGGACAAGCGCAACCAGGAGCAGTAGCCGCTCCCGTCCACCTGCACCACCACAGCGGGGTCGACCTTCGGGTCGGCCCCGCTGTCGCGTTCCCGGGCGACAGCCCTCGATGCTCCGACGACACACCGCGGCCCTCCACCCCCTCCTCCACTCCGCTCCACACGATCCCCCCACTTCCCTCCACCCCCACTCCGACCGGGAGGAACGGCGCCGGATCCGCATGCGCGCGGGCGTTCGGCAGCGCTCCAGCCCGCCGCGACGCCGCCCACTCGCCCCCAGAACGGGGGCTCGGGGGCCTTCCCGGGGCGCCGTTCCGTTGCTCGGTGGTGGGCGGTGGAGTAAAGTGGAGGAACGAGGTGGTCGTTGGAGCAGAGGGGGTCGGCCGTGCTGCTCGGTACGTACGCTCCGAAGCTCGACGAGAAAGGGCGCGTCATCCTCCCCGCCAAGTTCCGTGACGAGCTGTCCGACGGGATCGTCATGACGCGCGGACAAGAACGGTGCGTCGTGGTCTTCAGCCAGCAGGAGTTCGCCGCGCTGCACGACCGCATCCGGCAGGCACCGATGACGAACAAGCGCACTCGCGACTACATGCGCCTGTTCCTCTCCGGGGCGAGCGCGGAACAGCCCGACAAGCAGAACCGCGTGACCATCCCCCAGAACCTCCGCGAGTACGCGGGCCTCGAGCGCGACCTGACCGTGATCGGCGCGGGTGACCGAGCCGAGATCTGGTCCACCCCCGCGTGGGAGGCCTACTACGCCGCGAGCGAGGCCGACTTCGCCGAGAACGACGAGGAGGTGATCCCGGGCGTCTTCTGACCCGCGGACCCGGACTCCCAGCCATGCGCCCTGACACACCTTCCCCGGTGTCAGGTCGGGATGGATGGGGATCCGGATCCACGGTCCAGGAAGCGGGGGCGACATGACAGCATCCGACGGCGGGACCTTCCCGCACACACCGGTCCTCCTCGAGCGCATCGTCGAGCTCTTCACGCCGACGCTCGAGGGGTCCGGCAAGGTCCTCGTGGACGCCACGCTCGGCATGGGCGGTCACTCGGCCGCACTGCTCGCGCGCTTCCCGGAGCTCACCCTCGTCGGCCTCGACCGCGACACGGACGCCCTCGGGATCGCGGGGGAGCGCCTCGCGCCCTTCGGTGACCGTATCCACCTCGTGCACACCGTGTACGACGAGCTGCCCGCGGCCGTCGCGTCCGTCGGGATCGACGCCGTCGACGGCGTGCTGTTCGACCTCGGCGTCTCGTCCCTGCAGCTCGACCGCGCCGAGCGCGGCTTCGCCTACAGCAAGGACGCGCCGCTCGACATGCGCATGGACCGCACCGCCGGCCCCACCGCCGCCGACGTCCTGGCCGAGTACGACGAGCGCGCGCTCCGCCGGATCTTCACGGTGTACGGCGAGGAGAAACTGGCGGCGCGGTACGCCCGGGCCATCGTCGCGCGCCGGACCGAGCGCCCGTTCGAGCGGTCGGCGGACCTGGTCGAGGTGCTCACCGCCGCCACCCCGGTCGCGGTGCAGCGGCAGGGCCACCCCGCGAAACGGGTGTTCCAGGCCCTCCGGATCGAGGTCAACCAGGAACTCGCGGTGCTCGAGCGCGCGATCCCCGCCGCGCTCGACGCCCTGCGCGTCGGCGGTCGGATCGTCGTCGAGGCCTACCAGTCGCTCGAGGACCGCATCGTCAAGCGCGCGCTCGCCGAGCGGACGCGGTCGAGCGCACCCGCGGGCCTCCCGGTCGAGCTGCCCGAGCACCGCCCGACCTTCACCGCCGTCGTCAAGGGCGCCGAGCTGGCCGACGAGGCCGAACGCGCCGCCAACCCCCGAGCCACCCCCGTGCGACTCCGCGCGGCCGAGCGAATCCGGAAGTGACATGACCACGAACCTCGCCCTCGCGGCCGGCATCGCGGCCGAGCCCCGCCCCGACCACCGCCGTGCCCGCCCGGAACTCGTCGAGGTCACGGCGACCAGCGCGCAGCGTCGGGCACGACCGCGGATCGTCGCCGCCTTCGTGGCGGTCGCCGCACTCGCGGCGCTCCTGCTCGCGCAGCTCGGCATCAGCATGGTCCTGAGCAAGGGCGCCTACCAGCTCGACGCGTTGCAGTCGACGCAGACGGACCTGAGCCGGTCGCAGCAGCAGCTCGACGAGCAGCTGTCCGTCCTCCGTTCGCCGCAGAACCTCGCTCGGAACGCCCAGGCGCTCGGGATGATCGCGAACTCGTCGCCCGTGTACCTCGACCCGAAGACGGGCGTGGTGTACGGCACGCCGACGCCGGCAGCGGCGACCGACTCGACCGCGGCCACCACGACGAACCAGGTGCCGAACGCGTTGCTCGACGGCACCGCGGTCGTCGCGAAGCACGGGGACACGGCCACGAGCGCGGAGCAGCCGACGACCCACACCACCACGACCGGCTCGGCGACCGGCGCGTCGGGCTCCGATGCTGGGAAGAGCAGCGGCGCCAGCGCGTCGGGCCAGGGTTCCTCGGACTCGTCCGTATCGTCGGACGCGGCCGAGCTCCAGGCGCCCCAGACGCGCTGACCGTCGCCCTCGGTCCGGAAGGACGCAGTGTGAGGAAGACCCTCCAGAACCGACGCATCCGCTACAGCGTCGCGATGGTGGCGATCATGGCACTCGTCGCGGTGTTCGTCGTCCGCCTCGTCGACATCCAGGTCGTGCAGGCGGCCGAGCTCGACAAGGCCTCCGTCGCCAAGCGGAGCATCCCGGTGACGCTGTACGGCACCCGCGGGTCGATCGTCGACCGCGACGGCACGCCCCTGGCGGACAGCGTCACGCGCTACAACATCACGACGGCGCCCCGCATCGTCGACGCGTTCCAGGGCAAGCTCGGCGGGACCCGGATCAAGCACGTCTCGATCGCGCAGGCGCTCCAGGCGCTCGCGACGGCGTCCGGTGGCGACGTCCCCACCATGAAGCGCGCCATCGCGGCCGCCCCGAACTCCGACTTCGCCTACCTCGTCAAGGGGTTGGACGTCGGGCACTACCGCGCGGTCGAAGCGCTCGGGATCCCCTGGGTCTACCCGGAGAAGCAAGCATCGCGGACCTACCCGAACGGGGCCGCCGCCGGCAACCTCACGGGGTTCATGGGCACGGACGGGGCGCAGGCGGGGCTCGAGCTGGCGTACGACAAGTGCCTCGCGGCGACGAACGGGTCCGAGACCTACGAGCGCGGCGAGGACGGCGTCCAGTTGCCGGGCAGCACGGTCACGACGAAGCAGGCGAAGAACGGCGGGACCGTCGAGACGACCATCGACGAGGACCTGCAGTACATGGCGCAGCAGGACATCGCCCAGCAGGCGCAGGCCCTCGGAGCGCAGTCGGCCACCGCGACGGTCGTCCAGGTCGGGACCGGGGAGATCCGCGCGATCGCGGACTGGCCGAGCGTCGACCCGAACGACGTGGACGCGACGAAGGACACCGGGTCGTTCGGCTCGCGGGCGCTCACCGCGACCTACGAGCCGGGGTCGACGATCAAGGCGGCGATCGCGGCGGCCCTCCTCGACACCGGCAAGGCGACGCCGCTCACCCCGGAGTCGGTCCCGTACTCGCGGACCTTCCCGTGGGGCGGCAGGATCTCGGACGCCGAGTACCACGGCACCGAGAACCTGACCCTGACCGGGATCCTCGCCCAGTCGTCGAACGTCGGCATCACGGAGGCGGGGCAGGTGCTCAGCGCCCAGCAGCGGTACGACTACATGCGCAAGTTCGGCCTGTTCGAGTCGCAGTCCGGGATCGCCTTCCCGGGGCAGCCGACCTGGCCCGACGCCGCGTCGCCCTCGTGGGACCCGCAGACGAACATGAACTCGATGTTCGGCCAGGGGATCTCAACCACCGCGCTGCAGGTCGCGAGCATCTACCAGACGCTCGCGAACGGCGGGGAGCGGATCCCGCTGCACTTCGTCTCGGGGTGCGAGCAGGCCGACGGCACCGTCACCGACAAGCCCGACGTCACGCCGACGCGCGTGGTGTCCACGTCCGCGGCCGACCAGATCGTGCAGATGCTGCAGAGCACCCTGACCGACCACGCGGGCACGCTCGCCGGCATGCAGCCCATCTCGGGCTACAACGTGGCCGCCAAGACCGGGACCGCCGAGGTCGCCGTGGCGAACGGTGGCGGGTACGGCAGCGACCGCATCATCTCGGTGGCCGGAATGGCACCTGCCGAGGACCCCCAGTATGTTGTCACGGTGACGTTCACGAAGCCGGGGCCGGGACATCGGTTCTCCAGCTCCGCCGCTCCGGCGTTCCACACCCTCATGTCCCAGGTGCTCGAGAAGTACCGCGTCACCCCCTCCACGACGGCGGAGAAGACCTACCCGTCCACGTGGTGAGGAAGAAGGAGCACGTGTCCGCTCGGATCCCTCCGGTCCTCCGTCCCGAACACCCGGCCGCACGCCCGCTCGCCGAACTCGTCAACGCGTTCGGCCTGCGCGTCGTCGGTTCGTCGGACGGCATCGAGGTCACCGGCGTGACCCTCAGCGCCGCCGAGGTGCAGCCGGGGGACGTCTTCGTCGGCGTCCACGGAGCGCACCGTCACGGGGCCGAGTTCGCGGCTGACGCTGCCGAGCGTGGTGCCGTCGCGGTGATGACGGACGACGCCGGGGTGGCCCTGGCGGCACCGAGCGGTCTCCCCGTGATCGTCGTCGAGGACCCGCGCGCGGCGCTCGGAGACGTGTCCGCGTGGGTGTACCGCACGACCCAGGACGCCGAGGACCTGCCGCAGCTCTTCGCCGTGACCGGCACGAACGGCAAGACGAGCACCGCCTACCTGCTCGAGGCGGTCCTCGGGCAGCTCGGGCTCGTCACGGGACTCAGCTCGACCGCGGAGCGGCACATCGGGCAGCTCAGCGTGACGAGCCGCCTCACGACGCCGGAGGCGAGCGAGATGCACGCGCTCCTCGCCCGGATGCGTGAGAGCGAGGTGCGCGCGGTCGCCGTCGAGGTGAGCGCCCAGGCCCTCAGCCGACACCGGGTCGACGGCATCGTGTTCGACGTCGTCGCGTTCACGAACCTCAGCCACGACCACCTCGACGACTACGCCGACATGGAGGAGTACTTCCAGGCGAAGCTGCCCCTGTTCCAACCCGAACACGGGCGTCGGGGCGTCGTCTCGCTCGACTCGGAGTGGGGGGCGCGCGTGGTCGCCGAGTCCCGGATCCCGGTCACGACGATCACGGTCCGACCCGAGGTCGAGGCCGAGTGGCGCGTGGAGATCACCGAGGCCGCTGCCGCGTACACCGAGTTCCGGCTCACCGGCCCCGAGGGCCGGTCGTTGACCACCCGCGTCCCGCTCATCGGGTGGCACATGGCCGCGAACGCAGCACTCGCGATCGTCATGCTGGTCGAAGGCGGGTTCGAGCTCGGCGCCATCGAGCAGGCCCTCCGCCACGAGGACGGCACGAGCGGTATCGACGCGTACCTCCCCGGCCGCACCGAGCGGGTCTCCGGCGACGAGGGACCCAGCGTCTACGTCGACTTCGGGCACAGCCCCGACGCCTTCCTCAACACCCTCGCCGCGGTCCGGCAGTTCACGCCCGGCAAGGTGATCATGCTCTTCGGCGCGGACGGCGACCGGGACACGACGAAGCGGGCGGACATGGCCCGTGTGGCCGCGGCGGGCAGCGACGTGCTCGTCGTCACCGACCACCACCCGCGATTCGAGGACCCGGCGTCGATCCGCAAGACGCTCGTCGACGCCGCACGCGAGGCCTACCCGGACCACGAGCTGTACGAGGTCACGCCGCCCGAGGCCGCCATCCGGCACGCCGTGTCGCTCGCCGGCGAGGGCGACTCGATCCTCTGGGCGGGACCGGGACACCAGGACTACCGCGACATCCGCGGGGTCCGGACGGAGTACTCCGCCCGTGACGAAGCACGCGCCGCCCTCCGTGAGGCCGGCTGGACCCCGGGGGAGGCCCGCCGGTGATCGCGCTCACCCTCGCCGAGGTCGCCGCGGCGGTGGACGGCGAACTCGTCGCCGGCGCGCCCGAGCGGGTCATCGAGGGCTCCGTCGAGACGGACTCCCGGCTCGTCGGGCCCGGGTCGGTGTTCTTCGCCCTCGCCGGCGAGACGACCGACGGCCACCTGTTCGTCCCCGCAGCGGTGTCGGCGGGGGCGGCGCTCGTGATCACCGAGCGCGTCACGGCGACCGAGGTGGCGGGCCGGCCGGACGCCGACGTCGCCCAGATCGTCGTCGCGGACGGCTACGCCGCGTTGGCCGCGCTCGCGCACGAGGTCGTCGCCCGGGTCCGCGCCGGCGGCCGCCTGCGGGTGGTGGGCATCACCGGCTCGAACGGCAAGACGAGCACCAAGAACATGCTGCGCACGATCCTGTCCCGGCACGGCGAGACCGTCGCACCCGAGGGCTCGTTCAACAACCACGTCGGCGCGCCGATCTCGATGCTGCGACTCACGCACGACACGCGGTTCCTCGTCGTCGAGATGGGCGCGAGCGGTGTCGGGCACATCGCGAAGCTCGTCCGCATCGCCGAGCCGGACGTCGGGGTCGTCCTCAAGGTCGGACTCGCGCACGCGGGCGAGTTCGGCGGGATCGAGGCGACCCAGCGCGCGAAGTCCGAGATGGTGACCGACCTGCCGTCGACCGCGACCGCCGTGCTCAACATCGACGACGACCGCGTTGCTTCGATGCGCGCGCTGACAGCCGCACGGGTCGTCGGCTTCGGCACCTCCCCGGACGCCGCGTACCGCATCGGGGACCTGACGAGCGACCGGCACGGCACCGCGTTCACGCTGACCTGTCGGAGCACGGACGCGTCGGCGGTGCCGGGAGGCCCGACCCAGGCCGAGGAGACCGTCACCGTCCGCCTCGCCATCCTCGGCGAGCACCACGCCATGAACGCCACGGCCGCGCTCGCGGTCGCCGCCGAGTGGGGTGTCCCGCTCGCCGACGGTGCCGAGGCGCTCGCCACGATGACGCGCGCCGAGCGGTGGCGGATGGAGCTCCTCCACGGCGGCCCGGAGGGCGTCACGGTCGTGAACGACGCGTACAACGCCTCGCCGGACTCGATGGCCGCCGCGCTCCGGACGCTCGCGCAGATCGCCCGTCCGGGCGAGCGCACCGTCGCGGTGCTCGGCGAGATGGCCGAGCTCGGCGAGTACTCCGTCGAGGAGCACGACCGCGTCGGACGGCTCGTCGTCCGCCTCGGCATCGGGCAGCTCCTGGTCGTCGGGCCCGGAGCGCTCCCCATCCACCAGGCCGCCTCCCTCGAGGGATCGTGGGACGGCGAGTCGGTCTACGTCGAGGACGCCGAGGACGCCGTCCGTACCCTGCAGGACATGCTCCGCCCCGGCGACGTCGTCCTGGTCAAGTCCTCGAAGTCCGCCGGTCTCCGACACCTCGGTGACCGCATCGGAGGTGTTCCGGCATGATCGCACTGCTCATCGCCGCGGCGGTGTCGCTCGTGTTCACGTTGCTGCTCACCCCGCTGTTCATCAAGCTCTTCCACCGACTCGGGTGGGGGCAGTTCATCCGCGACGACGGTCCGCAGTCCCACCACACCAAGCGCGGGACGGCCACCATGGGCGGGATCGTCCTGATCCTCGGGTCCGTCATCGGGTACTTCGTGGGGCACCTCGCCGGCCGCGACACCGTGACCCTGTCCGGGATGCTCGTGCTGTTCCTCATGGTGGGGCTCGGCGTGGTCGGGTTCGTGGACGACTTCCTCAAGGTGCGTCGGCAGCGGAGCCTCGGGCTCGGCGGCTGGGCGAAGGTGCTGGGGCAGGTCATCGTGGGCGTGATCTTCGCGACGGTCGCCCTCGTCGTGCCGAACGCGCACGGGCAGTACCCGGCGTCCAAGATGATCTCGGCCGTACGGGACATCCCGTGGCTCGACTTCATGGCCCTCGGCACCGTCATCGGGACCGTGCTCTACCTCGCGTGGATCGTGTTCCTCACGGTGTCCACGTCCAACGGTGTCAACGTCGCCGACGGGCTGGACGGGCTGGCGACCGGGTCGAGCATCCTCGCGATCGCGTCCTACATCTTCATCGGCTTCTGGCAGTACAACCAGGAGTGCGGCGGAGCGCGACTCGACGACAGCGTCGTGCATGCGTGTTACCGGGTGACGAACCCGCTCGACCTGGCGGTCGTGGCCGCGTCGATCTGCGGCGGGCTCATCGGGTTCCTCTGGTACAACACGTCGCCGGCGCAGATCTTCCTCGGTGACACCGGCTCGCTCGGCCTCGGGGGCGCCCTCGCCGCGCTCGCGATCCTCAGCCGGACGGAGCTGCTGCTCGTCCTCATCGGCGGCCTGTTCTTCATCGTCACCGGCTCGGTCATCCTGCAGCGGGCCTACTTCAAGATCACCCACGGCAAGCGCATCTTCCTGATGAGTCCGCTGCACCACCACTTCGAGCTCAAGGGCTGGGCCGAGGTCACGGTCGTGGTGCGGTTCTGGATCATCGCCGGACTCTGTGTCGCCGCCGGCGTCGGGCTGTTCTACCTCGAGTGGATCACGAGAGCCAACGCATGACACGACCCACCCGGGCCTCCCGGCTCGACGGTCTGACCAGCTGGCACGCCACCGGATGGCGTGGGCTCCGCGTGGCGGTGCTCGGGCTCGGCGCCACCGGGTTCTCGGTCGCCGACACCCTCGTCGAACTCGGCAGCGAGGTCACCGTGTGGTCCGAGGACGCCCCGGAGGACCGCGTCGAGCTCCTCGGCGTGATCGGCGCGCGGTTCGTGCGGACCTCCCTGGCGACCGTGCCGGACGAGCTCGTCGTCGCCGCCCCGGACCTCGTCGTCGCGTCACCCGGGTTGCCGCCGTCCAACCCGACGCTCGCCTGGGCCGTCGAGCACAGCACGGTCTGGGGCGACATCGAACTCGCCTGGCGCGTCCGCGACAAGGTGGTGCGTCCGAGCGGACCCGCGCCGTGGGTGCTCATCACCGGGACGAACGGCAAGACGACCACGACGCAGCTCACCCAGGCGATGTACGCGGCCGGCGGCTGGCGTGCCGCGGCCTGCGGCAACATCGGCGTCCCCGTGCTCGACGTCGTCCGCGACCCGGACGGGTACGACGTGCTCGTCGTCGAGCTCTCGAGCCACCAGCTGCACAGCATGCCGACGACCGGACCGGGCGCCGTCGTGCCCCTCGCGTCCACGTGCCTCAACCTCGCCGACGACCACCTCGAGTGGCACGGATCCGCCGCGGCCTACCGGGACGCCAAGGCGAAGGTCTACGCGAACACCGTCGTCGCGTGCGTCTACAACGTCGTCGACGAGGCCACGCGGCGCATGGTCGAGGACGCCGACGTCGTCGAGGGGTGCCGTGCCGTCGGGTTCACCCCGGGCGTCCCGGCGCCGGGCGACGTCGGGGTGGTCGAGGACGTGCTGTGCGACCGTGCGTTCCTCGACGACCGGCGGAACGCCGCGCTCGAACTGGCCGCGCAGGCGGACCTCGAGCTCGCCGGCCTCGCGTCGCCGCACATGACGATGAACGTGCTCGCGGCGGCGGCGCTCGCCCGCGCCGGTGATGTGACGCCCGCCGACATCCGTCAGGCGGTCCGGGGGTTCCGTCCCGACCACCACCGCACGGAGCTCGTGGCGGTCGCCGACGGCGTGCGCTGGGTCGACGACTCCAAGGCGACGAACCCCCACGCTGCAACGGCGTCCCTCGCGGCCTTCGAGGACGTGGTGTGGATCGTCGGCGGCCTGTTCAAGGGCGTCGACGTCGACGACCTCGTGGCCCGGTTCGGACCCGAGGTGCGTGCGGCCGTCGTGATCGGGACGGACCGCGCACCGGTGCTCGCGGCATTCGCACGACACGCGCCCGATGTGCCCCTCGTCGAGGTCCTCGCATCGGACACTGAGCAGGTCATGCCCGAGGCGGTCCGGCATGCCGCCGCGGTCGCACGACCCGGCGACACGGTCCTCCTCGCCCCGGCTGCCGCGTCGTTCGACCAGTTCGGCTCCTACGCGGACCGGGGGCGCCGGTTCGCGGCGGCCGTCCACGAGCACCTGGGAGGAGACGCCGATGGCGAACCCGCCGACGACCGTCCGCACGGGGACGACCCGGACCGGGGGCGGTGACCGGTCTGCCGGTGCGGCCGCTCGACGCGCGAACGGGGCCGTGGTCGCGGTCCGCCAGCTGTTTGTCGCCGAGACGGGCGCGTTCTACACGATCCTCGGGGTGACCCTGTTCCTCGTCGTGTTCGGCGTGGTCATGGTCCTGTCCTCGTCGAGCGTCGAGCAGTACGCGGCCACGAAGGACTTCTTCGGGGCCTTCACGCGACAGGGCATGTACGCCGTGATCGGCGTCCCGCTCATGCTCGTCGCATCGCGGCTGTCGGTGCGCTTCTGGCGGAAGTGGGCGATGCGGATCGTCGTCGCGGGCCTGGTCGTGCAGGCGCTCGTCGTGCTCACACCGCTCGGGTACTCGATCCAGGGCAACCGGAACTGGATCCGGATCGGCTCCTTCACCGCGCAGCCGTCCGAGATCCTCAAGCTCGCCCTCGCGCTCGGCATCGGTGCGATCATCTACGCCAAGCGGGACAAGCTCGACGACTGGCGCGAGGTCTTCATCCCCGTGGGGCTCGCGGCGCTCGGCTCGATCGGGCTCGTCCTCGTCGGCAAGGACCTCGGGACCGCGATCATCATGATGCTGCTCGTGTTCGGTGCGCTGTTCATCGGCGGCGCCCGCCTGCGGCACCTCGGGGTGGGCGTGCTCGCGATCGCGGTGGTCGTCCCGTTCCTCACGATGTCGTCGAGTTCGCGGTCGTCCCGGATCAGCGCCTGGTTGTCGGGCTGCACGAACTCGAACCAGTACCAGGACCTCTGCTGGCAGCCCGTGCACGGCATGTGGGCGCTCGCGTCCGGCGGGGTGTTCGGTGTCGGCCTCGGCAACTCGAAGCTCAAGTGGTCGTGGCTGCCCGAGGCGGACAACGACTTCATCTTCGCGATCATCGGCGAGGAGCTCGGGCTCATCGGCGCGATCGTCGTGCTCGTCCTCTTCGTGGTCCTCGCGATCGGGTTCGTCAAGGTGATCCGGACCTCCCGCGACCCGTTCGTGCGGACGGTGACCGGCGCGGTGATGGTGTGGATCGTCGGGCAGGCACTCGTCAACATCGCCGTGGTGCTCGGCCTCCTACCCGTGCTCGGCGTGCCGTTGCCGTTGATATCCGCGGGTGGCTCGGCGCTCATCATGACGCTCGTCGCGATCGGCGTCGTCCTGTCCTTCGCCCGCGTCGCTCCGGACGCCGACACCGCAGTACCCGTGGACGGGCACCTCGTCGCGGCGCAGCGATCCGCGGCGGCCGCGGCGGCGCGTGCCGGCCGGGCCGCGAACCCCGGACGGGGTGCTCGGTGAGCCGCTTCCTCTTCGCGGGCGGAGGCACGGCGGGGCACGTCAACCCGCTCCTCGCCGTCGCCGACCGGCTGCGCGAGCGTCGTCCGGACGACGACGTGCTCGTGCTCGGCACAGCCGAGGGCCTGGAGGCGCGGCTCGTCCCCCTGCGCGGCTACGAGTTGGCGACCATCCCGCGCCTGCCGTTCCCGCGCCGTCCGAACGCGGCGGCTGTCCGGTTCCCCGGCGCCTTCC
This window harbors:
- a CDS encoding polyprenyl synthetase family protein — its product is MAESTRLVDLVSDRIERALTGQRTRLAAISPDLAPFSDFSRDLLAGGKRFRALFCYWGWQSVAGRSGSFDPLAAGSRQTTAEAVVTAAAALEVFHVAALVHDDIMDRSDTRRGRPAAHRRFERLHAEHGWIGDSAAYGTNSALLMGDLLLSLSDSVFDEALALLEPGRARLVRQEFHAMRLDVTAGQYLDIHEETAWPTVDEADLLVRAQRVIVFKSAKYSVEAPLAIGGLIAGADDRQLEGLRAFGLPLGVAYQLRDDLLGVFGDPEVTGKPAGDDLREGKRTVLIATARKALPTGARQLVDELLGDPELDEDQITMLRATLTESGAVAAVERSIERHVARAKAALAAAPLTPSAREQLVALADTVAQRVA
- a CDS encoding DUF3040 domain-containing protein, whose product is MPLSEQEQRLLEEMERSLYQNDSDFVARVTKRQGRPTYTSITLGVLGALVGVGVVVLGLALRQPVIGVVGFVLMLAGVLFALRPGVGSRAGRPAARPTAKGGAGGSFMDRMNERWDKRNQEQ
- the mraZ gene encoding division/cell wall cluster transcriptional repressor MraZ, translated to MLLGTYAPKLDEKGRVILPAKFRDELSDGIVMTRGQERCVVVFSQQEFAALHDRIRQAPMTNKRTRDYMRLFLSGASAEQPDKQNRVTIPQNLREYAGLERDLTVIGAGDRAEIWSTPAWEAYYAASEADFAENDEEVIPGVF
- the rsmH gene encoding 16S rRNA (cytosine(1402)-N(4))-methyltransferase RsmH, producing the protein MTASDGGTFPHTPVLLERIVELFTPTLEGSGKVLVDATLGMGGHSAALLARFPELTLVGLDRDTDALGIAGERLAPFGDRIHLVHTVYDELPAAVASVGIDAVDGVLFDLGVSSLQLDRAERGFAYSKDAPLDMRMDRTAGPTAADVLAEYDERALRRIFTVYGEEKLAARYARAIVARRTERPFERSADLVEVLTAATPVAVQRQGHPAKRVFQALRIEVNQELAVLERAIPAALDALRVGGRIVVEAYQSLEDRIVKRALAERTRSSAPAGLPVELPEHRPTFTAVVKGAELADEAERAANPRATPVRLRAAERIRK
- a CDS encoding penicillin-binding protein 2, which gives rise to MRKTLQNRRIRYSVAMVAIMALVAVFVVRLVDIQVVQAAELDKASVAKRSIPVTLYGTRGSIVDRDGTPLADSVTRYNITTAPRIVDAFQGKLGGTRIKHVSIAQALQALATASGGDVPTMKRAIAAAPNSDFAYLVKGLDVGHYRAVEALGIPWVYPEKQASRTYPNGAAAGNLTGFMGTDGAQAGLELAYDKCLAATNGSETYERGEDGVQLPGSTVTTKQAKNGGTVETTIDEDLQYMAQQDIAQQAQALGAQSATATVVQVGTGEIRAIADWPSVDPNDVDATKDTGSFGSRALTATYEPGSTIKAAIAAALLDTGKATPLTPESVPYSRTFPWGGRISDAEYHGTENLTLTGILAQSSNVGITEAGQVLSAQQRYDYMRKFGLFESQSGIAFPGQPTWPDAASPSWDPQTNMNSMFGQGISTTALQVASIYQTLANGGERIPLHFVSGCEQADGTVTDKPDVTPTRVVSTSAADQIVQMLQSTLTDHAGTLAGMQPISGYNVAAKTGTAEVAVANGGGYGSDRIISVAGMAPAEDPQYVVTVTFTKPGPGHRFSSSAAPAFHTLMSQVLEKYRVTPSTTAEKTYPSTW
- a CDS encoding UDP-N-acetylmuramoyl-L-alanyl-D-glutamate--2,6-diaminopimelate ligase, with product MSARIPPVLRPEHPAARPLAELVNAFGLRVVGSSDGIEVTGVTLSAAEVQPGDVFVGVHGAHRHGAEFAADAAERGAVAVMTDDAGVALAAPSGLPVIVVEDPRAALGDVSAWVYRTTQDAEDLPQLFAVTGTNGKTSTAYLLEAVLGQLGLVTGLSSTAERHIGQLSVTSRLTTPEASEMHALLARMRESEVRAVAVEVSAQALSRHRVDGIVFDVVAFTNLSHDHLDDYADMEEYFQAKLPLFQPEHGRRGVVSLDSEWGARVVAESRIPVTTITVRPEVEAEWRVEITEAAAAYTEFRLTGPEGRSLTTRVPLIGWHMAANAALAIVMLVEGGFELGAIEQALRHEDGTSGIDAYLPGRTERVSGDEGPSVYVDFGHSPDAFLNTLAAVRQFTPGKVIMLFGADGDRDTTKRADMARVAAAGSDVLVVTDHHPRFEDPASIRKTLVDAAREAYPDHELYEVTPPEAAIRHAVSLAGEGDSILWAGPGHQDYRDIRGVRTEYSARDEARAALREAGWTPGEARR
- the murF gene encoding UDP-N-acetylmuramoyl-tripeptide--D-alanyl-D-alanine ligase — protein: MIALTLAEVAAAVDGELVAGAPERVIEGSVETDSRLVGPGSVFFALAGETTDGHLFVPAAVSAGAALVITERVTATEVAGRPDADVAQIVVADGYAALAALAHEVVARVRAGGRLRVVGITGSNGKTSTKNMLRTILSRHGETVAPEGSFNNHVGAPISMLRLTHDTRFLVVEMGASGVGHIAKLVRIAEPDVGVVLKVGLAHAGEFGGIEATQRAKSEMVTDLPSTATAVLNIDDDRVASMRALTAARVVGFGTSPDAAYRIGDLTSDRHGTAFTLTCRSTDASAVPGGPTQAEETVTVRLAILGEHHAMNATAALAVAAEWGVPLADGAEALATMTRAERWRMELLHGGPEGVTVVNDAYNASPDSMAAALRTLAQIARPGERTVAVLGEMAELGEYSVEEHDRVGRLVVRLGIGQLLVVGPGALPIHQAASLEGSWDGESVYVEDAEDAVRTLQDMLRPGDVVLVKSSKSAGLRHLGDRIGGVPA